GGATATTCCGTTACGTTTCCTGGATTCCCAGTACGTATCGGCATACCGCAGCCTTCTTTCGTCTTCTTCTTTTGTTTTAGGGTCAATAATCGGCACTTCGGCATCAAATCCTAATTCTTCCATGAGTTCCAGGATCACTTCCCTGTTACCTAAAAGAATTGGAAAGCCGATTCGTTCTTCCATCACGATCTGTGCTGCTTTCAATACGTCCAGATGGTCCGCTTCTGCAAATACAATCCGTTTTGGGTCAGTTTTCGCCCTGTTGGTCAACAGGCGCACCATTTTATTATCATTACCCAATCGCTCGAGTAATTCCTCTTCATATTTATGCCAGTCCGAAATCGGCTGTAAAGCCACACCGGAATCCATTGCTGCTTTAGCCACTGCCGGTGCTACAATAGCAATCAGTCGGGGATCAAAAGGTTTTGGAATGATGTATTCACGACCGAAAATAAGTTTGGTTTCGCCATAAGCGATGTTCACCTGTTCCGGCACTGATTCTTTCGCCAGCGACGCCAGCGCTTTTACTGCGGCCATTTTCATCGCCTCATTGATCTTGGTAGCACGCACATCCAGGGCACCTCTAAAAATATACGGGAAGCCCAGTACATTATTTACCTGGTTTGGATGATCGGATCTACCAGTCGCCATAATGATATCTTTACGTGTAGCCATTGCCACATCATAATCGATTTCAGGAACGGGGTTGGCCATGGCAAAAACGATAGGGTTATCGGCCATTGTCAACAGCATTTCCGGGCTCAGTACATTCGGTGCAGAAAGCCCTAAAAACACATCGGCATTCACCAGTGTGCTACTCAGTGTTTCGCCATCACAGTCTTTGGCATATTTTAGTTGTAGTGGCGACAGGTCTGTTCGGGAAAGGCTAAGGATACCATCTTTGTCAAACATGATGATGTTTTCGACTTGTACCCCAAGCAAAACATACAGGTTAGCACAGGCCAAAGCTGCCGAACCGGCTCCTGATACTACTATGCGTACCTCTTCAATTTTTTTATCGGCCAGTTCCAAAGCATTCAGCAAAGCGGCTGACGAAATGATCGCCGTACCATGCTGGTCATCATGCATTACCGGAATATTCAATTCTTCCACCAATCGTCTTTCAATTTCGAAAGATTCCGGTGCTTTAATATCTTCCAGGTTGATCCCACCAAAAGTAGGTGCGATCGCTTTTACCGTTTCTACGAATTTATCAATATCCTTTGCGTCTACTTCAATGTCAAAAACATCGATATCAGCAAATATTTTAAACAAAAGCCCCTTCCCTTCCATTACTGGCTTTGAAGCTTCCGGGCCAATATCACCAAGGCCTAAAACCGCAGTCCCGTTGGTAATTACGGCAACTAAGTTTCCCTTAGCAGTATATTTGTATACATTATTAATATCTTTTGCAATCTCCAGGCAAGGCTCGGCCACACCGGGCGAATAAGCGAGAGATAAATCCCGTTGCGTCGCATATTTTTTAGTTGGTACTACTTGAATTTTACCAGGCGTAGGTTTGGCATGATACAATAAAGCTTCTCTTCTTTTGCTTTGCTTATTCATTTTGTTCTATTTTTCTTAGGCTGCAAAGGTAAAAGTCTCAAGCCAACTGGGAAACAATTATAGTATTTCTTTTATTTATTGCCCAAGATTTGCACTATTTACAGATTAGCAAACTATAATTTTAATATCTGATTAAAATACCGGTAAAAAAGAATAGTATCTCGTCATATATTCTTTTTTTCGCATTGTTTTACGCATTATCTTCTAAAAAAGAGCTTTTTTAGCAGTGTTAGTAAAAAGCAGTATTATTCTTTCAGGAATTCAATATTACGTTGTAGCCCTTCAAATTTTGCACGTTTCACTGGGGATTTTTTGAAAATATCCTGAAATACATCCCGGGTAATTTCTGCCCAGTCGGATTTTGTCAGGGAGAGCAATTCCGGATTGGGATCAAAAAGCGGTTCACTGTGGGGTTTGGAAAACCGGTTCCACGGACATACATCCTGGCATACATCACAACCAAATACCCAGTCGTCAAACCTGCCTTTCATTTCCTGGGGAATATTCTCTTTGAGTTCGATGGTAAAATACGAAATACATTTACTGCCATCTACCTGATAGGGAGCGATAATCGCCTGAGTGGGACAGGCATCGATACATTTGGTACACGATCCGCAATGGTCGGTTACCGCATGGTCGTACTCCAAGTCCAGGTCTACAATAAGTTCTGCGATAAAAAAGAAAGATCCGGCTTTTTTGGACAACAGGTTGCTGTTTTTACCGATCCACCCCAGGCCACTCTTAGCTGCCCAGGCTTTATCCAGCACTGGTGCCGAATCGACAAAAGCACGGCCTTCCACCGCTCCAATAGTGGATTCTATGGAAAAAACCAACTCTTTCAACTTTTCTTTAATGACAAAATGGTAATCCTGCCCGTAAGCATATTTGGAAATCTTGAAGCTGTCGTCCTGCTGGGTTTCCGTTGGGTAATAATTCAGCAACAGGGAGATCACGCTTTTTGAGCCTTCCACCAGCAGTGTGGGATCGAGGCGCTTGTCAAAGTGGTTTTCCATGTAGGCCATCTGCCCGTTGCGATTCTCCTTCAGCCAGTTTTCAAGCCTTGGCGCTTCCGTTTCCAGGAAACCTGCTTTGGAGATGCCACAAGACATAAATCCGAGGCGAAGGGCCTCGGATTTAATAAATGCTGTATGTTTTTCTTTATTGGAAATCATCTGATTGTCGAATGATTTGATCCGTATCGTGTAGAAAATCCAGGGCTACACTAAAGTGTGTACCGGATTGTGTTTTCCAGACCGGATTAAAACAATCCGCCCTGAACATTCATTTTTATTTTACCCAAATGCGTATATGCTTTTTCGGTTACTTCACGGCCTCTTGGCGTACGCATGATAAAACCTTCCTGGATCAGGAAAGGCTCGTAGACCTCTTCAATGGTTTCACTGCTTTCGGATACTGCCGTAGCCAAGGTGGATAATCCTACCGGGCCACCTTTGAACTTATCAATAATAGTCGTCAGGATTTTATTATCCATCTCATCCAGTCCATGGGCATCGACATGCAGGGCTTTCAATGAAAAACGCGCAATCTCGATATCGATGGTACC
The Flavobacterium kingsejongi genome window above contains:
- a CDS encoding NADP-dependent malic enzyme translates to MNKQSKRREALLYHAKPTPGKIQVVPTKKYATQRDLSLAYSPGVAEPCLEIAKDINNVYKYTAKGNLVAVITNGTAVLGLGDIGPEASKPVMEGKGLLFKIFADIDVFDIEVDAKDIDKFVETVKAIAPTFGGINLEDIKAPESFEIERRLVEELNIPVMHDDQHGTAIISSAALLNALELADKKIEEVRIVVSGAGSAALACANLYVLLGVQVENIIMFDKDGILSLSRTDLSPLQLKYAKDCDGETLSSTLVNADVFLGLSAPNVLSPEMLLTMADNPIVFAMANPVPEIDYDVAMATRKDIIMATGRSDHPNQVNNVLGFPYIFRGALDVRATKINEAMKMAAVKALASLAKESVPEQVNIAYGETKLIFGREYIIPKPFDPRLIAIVAPAVAKAAMDSGVALQPISDWHKYEEELLERLGNDNKMVRLLTNRAKTDPKRIVFAEADHLDVLKAAQIVMEERIGFPILLGNREVILELMEELGFDAEVPIIDPKTKEEDERRLRYADTYWESRKRNGISLLDAQKWMRERNYFAAMMVNEGEADALVTGYSRSYPSVVKPMMQLIGKASGISRIATTNMMMTQRGPMFLSDTAINPNPSADDLAKIALMTAKTVKMFGMEPVIAMVSFSNFGSSSDPSAKKVSEAVSYLHKYYPDLVIDGEIQTDFALNPDMLKSKFPFSKLAGKKVNTLIFPNLESANITYKMLKELNKVDSIGPIMLGMNKPVHIFQLGASVEEMVNMAAVAVVDAQEKEKRSKQVSLT
- the queG gene encoding tRNA epoxyqueuosine(34) reductase QueG, which gives rise to MISNKEKHTAFIKSEALRLGFMSCGISKAGFLETEAPRLENWLKENRNGQMAYMENHFDKRLDPTLLVEGSKSVISLLLNYYPTETQQDDSFKISKYAYGQDYHFVIKEKLKELVFSIESTIGAVEGRAFVDSAPVLDKAWAAKSGLGWIGKNSNLLSKKAGSFFFIAELIVDLDLEYDHAVTDHCGSCTKCIDACPTQAIIAPYQVDGSKCISYFTIELKENIPQEMKGRFDDWVFGCDVCQDVCPWNRFSKPHSEPLFDPNPELLSLTKSDWAEITRDVFQDIFKKSPVKRAKFEGLQRNIEFLKE